A stretch of the Halomonas sp. CH40 genome encodes the following:
- a CDS encoding CPXCG motif-containing cysteine-rich protein, whose translation MYDDALISYEIDCPYCATPMTLLIDASQGSHTTWEDCQRCCAPIQLEVTVSPVSGELEQIRYGRDDDVL comes from the coding sequence ATGTACGATGATGCGCTAATCTCGTATGAGATTGACTGCCCTTACTGCGCCACCCCCATGACGCTTTTGATTGATGCCTCTCAAGGTAGCCACACCACCTGGGAAGATTGCCAGCGATGCTGCGCCCCCATCCAGCTGGAGGTGACCGTATCCCCGGTTTCCGGCGAACTTGAACAGATACGCTACGGGCGCGATGACGACGTGCTTTAA
- a CDS encoding DUF3617 family protein: MSFRIFLATAALTLPLAAQAESPNVTPGEWEFVSVTEVTADVDIPNQTNTERQCISQEELDSADFGFIEEEQGCELLDQTMNADGLSYSMICRADGGEATIEGEMRFMGEQIEGDVDIVTESPMGAMTMNTRIEGERLGDC; the protein is encoded by the coding sequence ATGTCTTTTCGTATCTTTTTGGCCACAGCGGCTTTGACACTTCCTTTGGCGGCCCAGGCGGAATCTCCTAATGTGACGCCGGGTGAATGGGAGTTTGTCAGCGTGACTGAGGTGACCGCAGACGTCGATATTCCCAATCAGACCAATACTGAGCGCCAATGCATCAGCCAGGAAGAACTTGATAGCGCTGATTTTGGGTTTATTGAAGAAGAGCAAGGTTGCGAGCTGCTTGATCAGACCATGAACGCCGACGGTTTATCCTACAGTATGATTTGCCGCGCTGATGGTGGAGAAGCCACTATCGAGGGTGAAATGCGCTTTATGGGCGAACAGATCGAGGGCGACGTGGATATCGTGACCGAATCGCCCATGGGCGCCATGACCATGAATACGCGCATCGAAGGTGAGCGCCTCGGCGATTGCTAG